One genomic window of Myxococcus virescens includes the following:
- a CDS encoding TetR/AcrR family transcriptional regulator — protein sequence MPTRRRRDAPETRRQLIAAATHLMMRQGFSATTVDQICAEAGLTKGSFFHHFESKEAMGLAAMAAFAEMGMGLYAEAWDEPGVDPLEKLHRLLDVMSDLARQHGGMLTCMVGMLSQELALSNAIVRQAGEGHMEAWVGAVAGLLTEAKRLHPPRVGFDPDAVAWMLYSTWQGSMLVGKTRQRPEMVLENLRQMRTYLDGLFESPVKSKSKQSKRA from the coding sequence ATGCCCACCCGACGAAGGCGTGACGCCCCCGAGACGCGGCGTCAGCTCATCGCGGCCGCGACGCACCTGATGATGCGTCAGGGGTTTTCGGCGACGACGGTGGACCAGATTTGCGCCGAGGCCGGGCTGACCAAGGGCAGCTTCTTCCACCACTTCGAGTCGAAGGAGGCGATGGGCCTCGCCGCGATGGCCGCCTTCGCGGAGATGGGCATGGGGCTGTACGCCGAGGCCTGGGACGAGCCCGGCGTGGACCCGCTGGAGAAGCTGCACCGGCTGCTGGACGTCATGAGCGACCTGGCTCGCCAGCACGGCGGGATGCTCACGTGCATGGTGGGCATGCTGTCCCAGGAGCTGGCGCTGTCGAACGCCATTGTGCGCCAGGCGGGTGAAGGCCACATGGAGGCCTGGGTCGGCGCGGTGGCGGGGCTGCTCACGGAGGCGAAGCGGCTGCATCCGCCGCGCGTGGGCTTCGACCCCGACGCCGTGGCCTGGATGCTCTACAGCACGTGGCAGGGCTCGATGCTGGTGGGCAAGACGCGGCAGCGGCCCGAAATGGTCCTCGAGAACCTGCGCCAGATGCGCACGTACCTGGATGGGCTCTTCGAGTCGCCGGTGAAATCAAAGTCCAAGCAATCCAAGCGCGCCTGA